One genomic window of Erinaceus europaeus chromosome 7, mEriEur2.1, whole genome shotgun sequence includes the following:
- the LOC103109076 gene encoding olfactory receptor 6C4-like translates to MRNQTSRTEFILLGLTDRPEIQPIIFVFLFLTYIFSITGNLTIIILTLLDSHLHTPMYFFLWNFSFLEISFTSTFTPRLLFSISTGNKSISFAGCLTQYFFTIFLGATEFYLLAAMSYDRYVAICKPLHYTTIMSSRVCVQLVLCSWLSGFLIIVSPIILTSQLDFCASNILNHYYCNYGPLIEISCSDTTFLELLDFFLAVVTLVVTLVLVIISYANIIRTILNIPSAQQRKKAFSTCSSHMIVISLTYGSCIFMYIKPSAKEGVAFNKGVAVLNTLVAPLLNPFIYTLRNKQVKQAFKDVTRKIVNL, encoded by the coding sequence ATGAGAAACCAGACCTCCAGGACAGAGTTCATCCTACTGGGACTAACAGACAGACCAGAGATTCAACCCATaatctttgtatttctcttcctCACCTACATATTCAGCATCACTGGGAACCTCACCATCATCATCCTCACACTCCTGGACTCCCACCTACATACTCCcatgtatttcttcctctggaactTCTCCTTCCTGGAAATCTCCTTCACATCCACTTTTACCCCAAGACTTCTGTTCAGTATCTCAACTGGAAACAAGAGCATCAGCTTTGCTGGCTGCCTCACTCAGTATTTCTTTACCATATTTCTTGGGGCCACAGAGTTTTACCTTCTGGCAGCCATgtcctatgaccgctatgtggccatttGTAAACCTCTGCACTACACCACCATCATGAGCAGCAGAGTCTGTGTCCAGCTGGTCCTCTGCTCTTGGCTAAGTGGTTTCCTAATCATTGTATCCCCCATCATCCTGACCAGTCAACTGGATTTCTGTGCCTCCAACATCCTGAATCATTACTACTGTAACTATGGTCCCCTCATAGAAATATCTTGCTCAGACACAACATTCCTGGagcttcttgacttttttttagcAGTTGTGACCTTGGTGGTCACCCTTGTGCTGGTGATTATCTCCTATGCAAACATCATCAGGACCATTCTGAACATCCCCTCTGCTCAGCAGAGGAAAAAGGCCTTTTCCACCTGCTCCTCCCACATGATAGTCATCTCCCTCACTTATGGCAGCTGTATCTTCATGTACATAAAGCCCTCAGCAAAAGAAGGAGTCGCTTTTAATAAGGGAGTAGCTGTGCTCAATACCTTAGTTGCCCCTTTACTGAATCCATTCATTTATACTCTGAGGAATAAGCAAGTAAAGCAGGCCTTCAAGGATGTGACTAGGAAGATTGTGAATCTATAA
- the LOC103109203 gene encoding olfactory receptor 2AP1-like yields MRNQTLAEFILLGLTDNPEFQIVAFTLLFLAYIFSLLGNMTIIILTLLDSHLQTPMYFFLQNFSFLEIFFTSTFTPRLLFSISTGNKSISFSGCLTQYFFAILFGATEYYLLAAMSYDRYVAICKPLHYTTIMSSRVCVQLVLCSWLAGFLIIISPIILTSQLDFCASNILNHFFCDYGPLIEISCSDTTFLELLDFFLAVVTLVVTLVLVIISYANIIRTILSFPSAQQRKKAFSTCSSHMIVISLSYGSCIFMYIKPSAKEGVAFNKGVAVLNTLVAPLLNPFIYSLRNKQVKQAFKDVTRKIVHFYSC; encoded by the coding sequence ATGAGAAACCAGACTTTGGCTGAATTTATTCTGCTGGGACTAACAGACAACCCAGAGTTTCAAATAGTCGCCTTCACACTCCTCTTCCTTGCGTATATATTCAGCCTCCTAGGTAATATGACCATCATCATCCTCACACTCCTGGATTCCCACCTACAGactcccatgtacttcttcctccaGAACTTCTCCTTCCTGGAAATTTTCTTCACATCCACTTTTACCCCAAGACTTTTGTTCAGCATCTCAACTGGAAACAAGAGCATCAGCTTTTCTGGCTGCCTCACTCAGTATTTCTTTGCTATATTATTTGGAGCTACAGAATATTACCTTCTGGCCGCCATGTCCTATGACCGCTACGTGGCCATTTGTAAACCTCTGCACTACACCACCATCATGAGCAGCAGAGTCTGTGTCCAGCTGGTCCTTTGTTCTTGGCTGGCTGGATTCTTAATCATCATATCCCCCATCATACTGACCAGTCAACTAGATTTCTGTGCCTCCAACATCCTGAATCATTTTTTTTGTGACTATGGTCCCCTCATAGAAATATCTTGCTCAGACACAACATTCCTGGagcttcttgacttttttttagcAGTTGTGACCTTGGTGGTCACCCTTGTGCTGGTGATTATCTCCTATGCAAACATCATCAGGACCATTCTGAGCTTCCCCTCTGCTCAACAGAGGAAAAAGGCCTTTTCCACCTGCTCTTCCCACATGATTGTCATCTCCCTCTCTTATGGCAGCTGTATCTTCATGTACATAAAGCCCTCAGCAAAAGAAGGAGTTGCTTTTAATAAGGGAGTAGCTGTGCTCAATACCTTAGTTGCCCCTTTACTGAACCCGTTCATTTATTCTCTGAGGAATAAGCAAGTAAAGCAGGCCTTCAAGGATGTAACCAGGAAAATAGTGCACTTTTATTCATGTTAA